One stretch of Legionella birminghamensis DNA includes these proteins:
- a CDS encoding lysophospholipid acyltransferase family protein: MSGFDSHADSGNESDYISSAFTLMYLVTAISVLTYTIARLAESNNHLNYESRPARVIAGFLAFMMHLLHTKGGDIEIRNTEGTLYALGPHRTGWEAGVFASKFKDGAAPPQFLATTNFNRIPGVKTFLEMFKAIPVAAHAPKGRDGQTANRGAIESANDAIRKKGCVAMFPQGNFSKIGEEPHRVYAGVARVAVENNIPVEVIRLDGFWSLQNPLIPLFIRNHNLYRVFFSALHLNNVRVTRCDPIKWHLETENTSRSTEEKIEEICAQLYAYFRETGELTPKQIKVIDKEIESGAHRLIWKNKVRRDELIKESLSLKKEAEELEKPTADLMKACAS; the protein is encoded by the coding sequence ATGTCTGGCTTCGACTCCCATGCAGATTCAGGTAATGAATCTGATTATATATCAAGCGCCTTTACTCTCATGTACCTTGTCACGGCAATTTCGGTTTTGACTTATACCATTGCAAGACTTGCTGAATCGAATAATCACTTAAATTATGAAAGCCGCCCTGCGCGTGTTATTGCTGGCTTTCTGGCCTTTATGATGCATTTGCTGCACACGAAAGGCGGTGATATTGAAATCAGGAATACGGAGGGAACTCTTTATGCTCTGGGACCCCATCGAACTGGATGGGAAGCGGGGGTTTTTGCTTCGAAATTTAAGGATGGAGCTGCTCCGCCACAGTTTCTTGCCACCACTAATTTTAACCGAATTCCAGGCGTCAAGACTTTTTTGGAGATGTTTAAGGCAATTCCCGTGGCAGCACATGCACCAAAGGGGAGAGATGGCCAGACGGCTAATCGAGGTGCTATCGAAAGTGCGAATGATGCAATTCGTAAAAAAGGTTGTGTCGCAATGTTCCCACAGGGGAATTTTTCAAAAATAGGCGAGGAACCGCATAGAGTATATGCAGGCGTCGCTCGGGTTGCTGTGGAGAATAATATTCCCGTTGAGGTGATCCGGCTGGATGGTTTCTGGAGCTTGCAAAACCCTCTTATCCCGTTATTTATACGAAACCATAATTTGTATCGTGTGTTTTTTTCTGCACTTCATCTGAATAATGTAAGAGTCACCCGCTGTGATCCAATTAAGTGGCACTTGGAGACTGAAAATACATCCCGCAGTACTGAGGAAAAAATAGAGGAAATATGCGCTCAGCTTTATGCTTATTTTCGAGAAACAGGAGAGCTTACCCCTAAGCAAATAAAGGTTATCGATAAAGAGATTGAGAGTGGCGCACATCGGTTGATCTGGAAGAATAAAGTCAGGCGCGATGAATTAATCAAAGAATCCTTAAGTCTGAAAAAAGAGGCGGAAGAACTTGAGAAGCCTACAGCGGATTTGATGAAAGCTTGTGCTAGTTAA
- a CDS encoding alpha-ketoglutarate-dependent dioxygenase AlkB family protein, protein MELSGKTDNQLENLLPCDGIVYYYGPVMPLQMADDYFQILMKEVAWTHDEAMVFGKKIITRRKVAWYAGQAFSYTYSQITKTALPWIPVLEELKRIVERESGETYNSCLLNLYHDGSEGVAWHSDGEKDLKKNGAIGSLSFGAERKFAFRHQKSKEVVSTILEHGSLLVMKGSTQKDWLHRLPPTKMVHTPRINLTFRTIESL, encoded by the coding sequence GTGGAGCTCAGCGGAAAAACAGATAATCAATTAGAGAACCTGCTTCCTTGCGATGGCATTGTCTATTACTATGGTCCGGTGATGCCCCTGCAAATGGCTGATGATTATTTTCAAATATTGATGAAAGAAGTGGCCTGGACACATGACGAGGCGATGGTTTTTGGAAAGAAGATTATCACCAGGCGCAAAGTAGCCTGGTATGCCGGGCAGGCATTTTCCTATACTTACTCGCAAATTACCAAAACAGCGCTACCATGGATTCCTGTTTTGGAAGAATTAAAAAGAATTGTCGAAAGGGAAAGCGGGGAAACATATAACTCATGCCTGCTCAATTTATATCATGATGGCAGCGAGGGAGTGGCCTGGCATAGCGATGGCGAAAAAGATCTGAAGAAAAACGGCGCTATTGGCTCGCTAAGTTTTGGCGCAGAAAGAAAATTTGCGTTTAGACATCAAAAAAGCAAGGAAGTTGTCTCAACGATACTTGAGCATGGCAGTTTATTAGTGATGAAAGGCAGCACCCAAAAGGATTGGCTGCATCGTCTACCGCCTACAAAAATGGTGCACACACCCCGAATTAATCTGACATTTCGAACAATTGAATCCCTCTAA
- a CDS encoding GyrI-like domain-containing protein → MLIQAVETIIPPFTVTGFRVKTRNSEEFNPETAKIPMLWQDFFASELATESPVFGVYSDYESDANGFYTVTAGVSQNIPDKTLNKVLITGGKYLVFEATGPMPVTVINAWKAVWNYFEAHTAVQRKFVSDFESYSSPEQVAIHIGIA, encoded by the coding sequence ATGTTAATTCAAGCAGTGGAAACAATTATTCCTCCTTTTACGGTGACAGGTTTTAGGGTTAAAACCAGGAACAGTGAGGAATTTAATCCGGAAACGGCCAAAATCCCAATGCTCTGGCAGGATTTTTTTGCCAGCGAACTGGCAACAGAAAGTCCGGTGTTCGGTGTCTACTCCGATTACGAATCGGATGCCAATGGCTTTTATACAGTGACTGCAGGCGTTTCTCAGAATATCCCTGATAAAACGCTGAATAAAGTATTGATCACGGGCGGAAAATACCTGGTTTTTGAGGCCACTGGGCCAATGCCAGTAACGGTAATCAATGCCTGGAAAGCAGTGTGGAATTATTTTGAAGCCCATACTGCAGTCCAACGAAAGTTTGTCAGCGACTTTGAGTCCTATAGCAGTCCGGAACAAGTTGCCATCCACATTGGTATTGCTTAG
- a CDS encoding lysozyme inhibitor LprI family protein: MKKKLMCIIAIIFSIASFAETQSEMTEDACQQFKAIDASLNAIYKRILQSYQDDKPFISSFVTAQKKWLSFRDAHLDSLYPNGSDSGSVSPMCRCLALYQLTAARVEQLKKWDEGTEEGDVCSGSVKP; encoded by the coding sequence ATGAAAAAAAAATTAATGTGTATAATTGCGATCATTTTTAGTATTGCCAGCTTTGCTGAGACACAGTCTGAGATGACCGAGGATGCTTGTCAGCAATTCAAGGCAATAGATGCCTCATTAAATGCCATCTATAAACGGATTTTACAAAGCTATCAGGATGATAAACCCTTTATTTCCAGCTTTGTAACGGCCCAGAAAAAATGGCTTTCCTTCAGGGACGCGCATTTGGATTCTTTATATCCCAATGGAAGCGACAGCGGCAGCGTAAGCCCGATGTGCCGCTGCCTGGCTCTCTATCAATTGACAGCGGCAAGAGTTGAGCAACTCAAGAAATGGGATGAAGGAACTGAAGAAGGTGACGTTTGCAGCGGCAGTGTCAAACCCTGA
- a CDS encoding helix-turn-helix transcriptional regulator yields the protein MLPKYGNIHIWYTALSRANRLLELLQLLRQHRYPVSGKLLAEKLGISLRTFYRDIAALQSQGADISGEPGVGYVLKPGFMLPPLMFSEEEIEAIVLGSRWVARRADHKLQLAAASALAKISSVLPHDLRQQLESSGLLVGPANTVLSNDSYEALIRHAIRKEYKLEIAYSDAKEAATTRIIWPLALGFFESTRVVIAWCEKRNDFRHFRSDRITSLSLIETGFGKNRQALLKQWRAAFNIPEQ from the coding sequence ATGCTGCCAAAATATGGCAACATCCATATCTGGTACACTGCTTTGTCCCGGGCAAATCGTCTATTAGAGCTTCTTCAGCTTTTACGCCAGCATCGCTATCCAGTGAGCGGTAAACTGCTGGCAGAAAAATTGGGCATTAGTCTGCGGACGTTTTATCGCGATATTGCTGCATTACAATCGCAAGGCGCAGATATTAGCGGAGAACCGGGCGTAGGTTATGTTTTGAAACCTGGCTTTATGCTGCCCCCGCTGATGTTTTCCGAGGAAGAAATTGAAGCCATAGTCCTGGGGTCGCGCTGGGTTGCGAGAAGAGCAGATCACAAGCTGCAACTGGCTGCAGCCAGTGCGCTGGCAAAAATATCCTCTGTTCTCCCTCATGATCTGCGGCAACAGCTTGAGTCATCCGGCCTGTTGGTTGGGCCAGCCAATACTGTCCTCTCCAATGACAGCTATGAAGCACTGATTCGACATGCAATCCGTAAAGAATATAAGCTGGAAATCGCTTATTCTGATGCAAAAGAAGCAGCAACCACACGCATCATTTGGCCGCTGGCTCTGGGTTTTTTTGAAAGCACCCGGGTGGTAATCGCCTGGTGTGAAAAGAGAAATGATTTTCGCCATTTTCGCAGTGATCGTATCACCAGCCTGAGTTTGATAGAAACAGGCTTTGGCAAAAACCGTCAGGCGCTCCTAAAACAATGGCGGGCAGCCTTCAACATCCCTGAACAGTAA
- a CDS encoding VOC family protein, whose amino-acid sequence MLEPSAVIIYVNDVAVSSQFYQELTGIEPDELSPVFSAFKLQNGMTIGLKSMQSVEPPVEGRGGFELAFTVANNQQVDTLFAQWQKKGIPIAQSPTVLPYGYTFTGLDPDLNRLRVVALEK is encoded by the coding sequence ATGTTAGAACCCAGTGCTGTTATTATTTATGTGAATGATGTTGCGGTGAGCAGCCAGTTTTATCAGGAATTAACTGGGATAGAACCTGATGAACTGTCTCCCGTATTTAGTGCATTCAAATTACAGAACGGCATGACTATCGGCTTGAAAAGCATGCAAAGCGTAGAACCGCCTGTTGAAGGGCGCGGCGGATTTGAATTAGCATTTACGGTGGCAAACAATCAGCAGGTCGATACTTTATTTGCACAATGGCAGAAGAAAGGCATTCCTATCGCCCAATCACCCACAGTACTACCCTATGGCTACACATTTACCGGGCTTGATCCCGATCTGAACCGTCTTCGGGTTGTCGCACTGGAAAAATGA
- a CDS encoding methylated-DNA--[protein]-cysteine S-methyltransferase, producing MTDQKQFDYARIEKAIHYIGDHFRSQPSLEEIANAVHVSPFHFQRMFSEWAGISPKKFMQYISLNHAKTLLKNRIALLDVAYETGLSSGGRLHDLFVKIEGMTPGEFKNGGAALSINYCFAGSPFGKLIVASTAKGVCHIAFEEDEQKALSALRAHFPNATYQQMTDKFQQDALSIFQKDWQQLDKIKLHLAGTTFQLKVWESLLKIPMGSLVTYGDIARNIGNSAASRAVGTAIGRNPVAFLIPCHRVIQSSGKLGGYMWGEAKKKAIIGWEAARSEI from the coding sequence ATGACAGATCAAAAACAGTTCGATTATGCCCGTATCGAAAAGGCCATTCATTACATCGGCGATCATTTCAGGAGTCAGCCCTCACTGGAGGAAATTGCAAATGCGGTCCATGTCAGCCCCTTTCATTTTCAACGAATGTTTAGTGAATGGGCTGGTATCAGCCCTAAGAAATTTATGCAGTATATCAGCCTGAACCATGCTAAAACCTTGCTGAAAAATCGAATAGCCTTGTTAGATGTTGCTTATGAAACCGGTTTGTCCAGCGGCGGACGTTTGCACGATTTATTTGTGAAAATCGAGGGAATGACGCCTGGTGAATTTAAAAATGGCGGGGCTGCGCTCTCGATTAACTATTGCTTTGCTGGAAGTCCGTTTGGAAAGCTGATAGTTGCATCCACTGCGAAGGGCGTATGCCACATTGCTTTTGAGGAAGATGAGCAAAAGGCCTTATCAGCTCTAAGAGCCCATTTTCCCAATGCAACATACCAGCAAATGACCGATAAGTTCCAGCAGGATGCCCTGTCTATTTTTCAAAAGGACTGGCAGCAGCTGGATAAAATTAAACTGCATCTCGCAGGAACGACATTTCAATTGAAAGTCTGGGAAAGTCTTTTGAAAATTCCAATGGGCTCTCTTGTAACCTATGGCGACATCGCCAGAAATATAGGCAATTCTGCGGCTTCACGGGCGGTAGGGACAGCTATTGGACGTAATCCAGTGGCATTTCTCATTCCCTGTCATCGGGTTATCCAAAGCAGTGGGAAATTGGGTGGCTATATGTGGGGCGAGGCAAAGAAAAAGGCCATCATCGGATGGGAAGCCGCCAGGTCAGAGATTTAA